GCATTCGCTTGAAATTGCAGAATTTGCACCGCGAGAAGTGAAGCAGGCGATTGTGGGCTCGGGAAGTGCTCAAAAAGAGGATGTTGCTTTGATGCTGTTGCGCATGTTTCCTCAGTTACAAAATTATGCCGAATCATTACGAAATGATGTGACAGATGCGATAGCTATCGGCATTTGTGGCATGTGTCTATTCAATTAAATTTTTTACAGTCGGTCCGATAATGCGTTTTTTATGTTAAACACTCAAAAGAGAGGAGTAAGGAATATAAATGATTAAAATGTATTCATTATTTATTTTAAGTATTGCGGGTTGTCTTGGCTGTTTTCATTTTGGTTCGTTTGTTTCTATTGATTTTGTAAAGGATCGATTTGCACAGATGATAATTTTAAAAAATCAGGGGAATTTAGAAACTATTTATGGCTCAAATCATATAACAAATCGTTTTTTTAAATTATGTCGACTAAACGGCAGAGGGACGTTATTAATTCGAGTTAAGCGAACAGATGAAATTGATGGAAATACAACGTTTTATTGGCATGAATTGAACGCGACAGAAATTCCTGCAGCGTTGATCGCAGACATTATTTTGAATTTATAAAAAAGCTTAGAACTGGAGAAGATTGTAAAGATAAGGGCTGGAAAAATAATTACACCGCGGCTGATAATCGCAGTTATGTCAAATTATATATTCTTTTATTTAAAAGGACTTTTTTATAAGAAGCTAATCGAAATCAATCTTTTATACGCATCGTTTATCTTATTTTTCATATGAACAATAAATAATTATATGCGGGAAATTTAAAAAGAAAAAATTCCCCAAAGCCAAAGCCCGGGGAATTTAAGGAGAAAAGGAAGAGCATGTAAAAAATACAGAACTCAACCTCGTTTCAGACTACCCCCACTCTCTTTTTTTATCAAGGTAAAAATAGTCACAAAACCAATTGCACGCTATCTCTTTTCATCAATCTCAATGAGTTGCACAACGCCGGCAAAATCGGCAGGAACAAAAAACTGCAACGGTGTGGTCATAATAATTTGGGTCTTTGTCTCTCGAAGAATCTGCAGCACCTGATGAATTCTTCGCGCGTCAAAATCTGTCATAAAGTCATCGACTATAAAAATAGCCGTCTCTGGCCCAAGCAAATACAACTGCGCAACCTTAAGAAGTAAAATCACCAATTTCTGTTGACCGCGTGATGCAAAACGACGCATCAGCTTGTCAACAAACGAAATTGAAATATCGTCCAGCGCAAGTCCCCACAATCCACGCCCTTGTCTAATTTCTTCAGCCAACAGCGTTTGCACATACCGATCCCAAAATTCATTGAACGTTTCATCTTCTCTAAAAAATTCAGGTTCATAATTTAAAGTAATTTTTAAATGCTCCGAAGGACAATGTCGCTGCAATAATTCATTTACTTTTTGTTCAAGCAAAAAAAGCATCTCTTTAAATCGATATATTTCATCGCGCCCTTGTTCCCAGACGTTTTTTGTCCAAACATTCAACTGATGAGCATTTTGAACAGAAAGAGGTAAAAAGCTTCCTTTTAATGAAAAAAGTAACGCATTTCGTTGATTAATCGATCGCCGATAAACGCGCATTCGTTCAACAAAGTGCACGTCAAATAACATCTGAGCATGATTCAAGAACGTTCGGCGCTGCAAAGGTGCGCCTGAAATTAAATCCAAATCGCTTTCGGTCAGTCCAAGCACGCGATATTTTTCGAGTAAATCTTTATGGGCTTTAACATTTTTTCCATCAAACTTAATTACTTTTTTTTCACCATCACACCCAACAGAAATAGTGTGTGATTCATCTGTCTGTGTATCTGTTCCGGTAATTTCGATAAAGAAATGATTGCCGCCAAATGAAATCAAGTCTGCACTATGTGACGTTCGAAATGACTTTAAGTAGCATGCATAAAATACCGCTTCCAATAACGATGTTTTTCCTGCACCATTTGGTCCATGAAGCACAACAAATTGAGCTGTTGCATCAAACTCTTTTTTTATTGTGCCAGAAAAGTTTCGAAGTCCCGTGCATGCAAGTGAAGATATGCGCAGCATCGCTTCTATCTACCTTCGCGAGATACAGGCATTACCACATAGGTGTATTCATAGTTTTGTTGTTTTGATCGAACAATTAATGCAGAGCGTTTATCTTTTACAAAGCAACTTACAACATCATCGGTAATTGCGAGTAAACCTGACAGCAAA
This sequence is a window from Candidatus Dependentiae bacterium. Protein-coding genes within it:
- a CDS encoding crossover junction endodeoxyribonuclease RuvC, producing the protein HSLEIAEFAPREVKQAIVGSGSAQKEDVALMLLRMFPQLQNYAESLRNDVTDAIAIGICGMCLFN